The following is a genomic window from Benincasa hispida cultivar B227 chromosome 7, ASM972705v1, whole genome shotgun sequence.
GTactgaatattgttgtacatctctgataaaattattctgtacgatgaaaaaaataaatattaaataatattcatatcatatatttggaaaatgtttgattttaaatctcttaccatgcagtaatagtaagcgtcgtcaggtgtgataaatcgcctcgtgattGAATCGTACCAGGAAAAGTAGTTATCTGATACAGGTGGCCCATTTGTTATTTCTCTCTATGCACAACGATCATATCTTCTATGCCATTAAGATACATACTTTGCATGAATTCGACGACAGCCTTGGTCGTacttacctctcaaatcaatctGGTGTAGTGCTGGGAATGTATAGCACAACAAAGGTATCGTTTGTCACAGATCGAACTATCTCAATACATGATCTGGATGatgtcactctactatatggaagtatataagagggctaacggtcaactagatgtcttcaccatcatGAAGTAATCAAGTAGTGATGACCAAATATCTTGTGTGTATGACGTCTAATTaatctgacaaaaaaaaaaaaaaagataattatacacccaaaatattttaaatattcatttatatagaTATTTGTTATCTGATTGTGCATCAGtttgtcaaatatttttcagtatactagcaacatatttgctgactgttcagaggtagctaatacaccactccatctaaaattataaaaaatataattaatttatattcttacataaaatgataacgaaataaatatataaatggaaTAATACCTGACACTAAGTGGACGATGACCTGGGGCTTGTAactggacttgtggtgctataattaGAAATCTATCATAAGCCCATACCTGTAGTAGTATCAGCGGCCTCGTTATTTCCAACGCTTGTGCATTGATATCCCGACAAAGTTTTCTATAAAGCCATGCAAGACAGGCATCACCCCACGAGTAAGTACCAACATGCTCGAAATCAGACAGTAGCGGGAGAAACATGAGATGTACTAGAGTATTCGAATTGTCAGCgaacaaaaatcctccaataagttgtataatgtatgctcgtgcatacctaCGTATGCTGATGTCATCGACATCAGGAGGTAATTATGGAAACTAGGACGCCAACCATgagatactcaatcttgagccttTTAGATCATCTGGTAGAATGTCTAAGAACTCATCGCAAACATTCTTCCAATCATATTGTAATGAACCTGTCAATGGTTCTCCGTCCACTCGTAACCCAAACTGAATGACAATATCCTACAACATAATTGTACATTCCTCAGGTGAAATGTGTTGGTTTCTGCTCTCCAACGCTCAACTAAAGCAGTAATGAGGTGCCAATCAAGTTGAATAAATTCGATCTGAGCAACCCCAAGAAAATCTGCTTGTTCAACGTAGGGAATAATACGTTGATTAAATGAGATAATATGTTGTGCAGATGCCTCCCTTCTCCGACAACTTAAAACTACGGTAGAAGAACTATCCCATATTGATTGTGAACGATgcgtattttgttgatatagttgTACAAGATTAGAAAGACCAGGCTCACGGAGACAGCAAcaagagaagagaaaaaggtAATTGTGAAAACGGCGGACGATGGTGGATTTGGCGATCGGCGGTAATggggaggaagaaaagagaaaaaactcTCGAATGGGGGAAGAAGAAGGGGTTGCGTCGTTTAAGGGACCATTAAGTCATGTACCGACTTAGGGTAATCCTGGATCCGGTCCACGATTACCTTGGTCAACGTTGCATGACTGCCATATTGGCAATCTGCACATGCCAGATCACATGGACTCGTGTATCGAGTACACAATTTAATTCAACGTAATCGTGTACTGGGTACATGATtaaaaaaacctatttttgtcaatattatCCACCCAatcctatttttgttaataattattaaaataacattattttaaaaaaaactaataaaagatataaatgaatagttttaattattagttaaaagttttaatccataaaaacTAACGGCTAACGTCCATGGatattttccaaatttaaactaaaaaagatctgtttcaaagtcaaaatctcatagtcatacacCACAACGTGACGAGGATTTGGATAAGAACTATTTTCCATCCATCGGCTCCTTCGTTTGCTTCTGTTCTCATCTTCGTTTTGAGGGCGAATGATTTTGTATTACAGAATTGAAAAACACATCGTTCCTCATCTACGTGGTCACTCTCTGTCACAATGATTGGGACTACCATCGGCGGACCCTCACCAATTCCTCGGTTTTTCGGTAAATCTGCGGCAACCCACCAACAAAATTACACCCCCATCTTCATGATTTACATTGTTGTAATCTTTCTGATATAATCACAGGTTTAGAACAATGGGGTAATCatcattttaatcttttgtgGCCAAAGGAGGGGGTGATTTCAATTTTCAACCAGAAATATCGTGCCGGGAATTTGTGAACGCCCTTCATTCTGCTTTCGTTTTCATTTCCAATCACGACGGCGTGATGGGGTTATTTGGTTTCTGAATCAATTTCATTCCAATTTTCTCATCGCACCGAAATATGGGTTGCGAAGAAATTTTGTTGATCACAATCTACGCGATATTTTCCCTTCTTATTCGCAGTAATATGGTGAACACTCGTAGTTGCTAAGTGTACTCTTCCAGTGAGGAGCCCCCTCGGATTCTTTGATACGGATTCATTATagggtttttgtttgttttcctccTTGATTTTATATATTGCAGTTCAAAGCTTCTTCGAGAGACTGAACCCGCGGTTTGAGTGCCACATGGGATTGGGATTAATCCGAATATTGAGGAAGAAACGAGATTCAATCCAACAAGCTGAAGAACCCGGAGGATGGAATTGCAACTGGGTTTGATTGAACAATCGCTTAACAGTCGCTATTCGCTCTGGGTTCGTGAAGCTCTTTACGATTTGTCGGATAATTTTACAATCACTGACCCCAGTATAGCGGGTCACCCAATTGTGTTCGTGAGCCCTGGATTCTTGAAGATGACTGGATATACCAAAGAAGAGGTGATTGGCAAAAATGGTAGGATGTTTCAGGGCCCAGAAACTAGTAGGAGCTCAGTAATGCAAATTCGTGAGGCAGTTCGGGAAGAGAAAgggattcaaattaatttactaaatTATCGCAAAGATGGGACACCCTTCTGGGTTTTCTTCCAAATGACCCCTGTTTTCAGCAAGGAAGATGGGGGGGTCATTCACTTTGTGGGTGTTCAGGTGCCGATTTTGAAGAATTCAAGAAAGTCTAGATGTGGGTTCGTAAGAATTCAAGGTGTTCCATATGAGAACGAATTTAGAGCTTGCAAAAGTCTTTTAGGGTCCTGTCGCCGGGAGTTATTGTCTGATTCTATCTCGGAACTAGATTGTCTTTTGAATAGAGATTCACCACCGGATTCTGATAGTAGAGGTTTGTTTCTACATTATGCATCAAGCGATTTACAGTTTGCTCGTGTTGAGATAAGGAGCTAACTTGAGAACTTCCATATATATCTCTCATTCACTTTCTTCTTACCTTTCGCGTTCTGTTGTCATTGAGTAATACCTTGAATTCTTTTAACACAGATTCCATATTCATTTTGAGGCAAAAGTACAAGTTTATGGTCTGTTACCATTGTTCATTCAGAGCATTAGTCACTTTTCCACtagttgttattttatttttattttcatctttgGTTATAATATCGGCCATTGAGTTTCTACTGAGTGGATATCTCATAGGAGTAGAGATTGAAGAACCATGTGAAGCATGTGATGATGAGAAGCAAAGAGCTGCAATTGCCATTGGTAACATCTTATCTGTCCTAACTCATTACAGTGAGGTAACTGGCAGATTGGTGTGCGAAAGGAGATGCAGCTTGCCTAGGGTGGGCATTCTTTGTTCATCCTTGAATACATCTCTTAATAGAATTAAACAGAGCTTTGTATTGTGAGTTATTACTTATTCTTCCAGACTATTACTTCTGTTTATGCTTAAATCTTACACTTTATGAGCGAATAAGTTATCCTGTTCAATTTTGGTTTCATGCCATGTCTCTGCTGTTTTACAGAACCGATCCAAACTTACCAGACATGCCTATAGTTTATGCGAGTGATGAGTTTTTGAAATTAACAGGTGCTAAAAATTGATGCAACTAGATTTTGATACCAAAAGATTCTGATTGAACAATATATTACAATTGTTCTTTCCTTGCCTGCTATAGGTTATACTAGATGTGAAGTGCTTGGGCGCAACTGTAGATTCTTAAGTGGAATTGACACAGATTCTTCAACCCTTTTTAAGGTagtccatttcctggttcaacAAGCATTTTTCATCCAAATTTCTGACGAGTTAATTGGAGGTTTTGAGGAGCTTGTAGAAATAATTGTTATGATTCTCATTTTCTTTGCCAGATAAAGGAAAGTCTTCAGTCTGAACAAGCTTGCACCGTACGGATTTTAAATTACAGGTTGATTATCTACGACATTTTATACAATACGTAATTTCTAGTCctcagaataaaagaaaacttaCTAACTGCTCTTATCACAGGAAAAATAAGAGCTCATTTTGGAATGATCTCCATATATCACCTGTCCGTAATGCTTCTGGCAAGGTATTGTTGCTTTCTTTAGTTTACTTGATTGATTGAAATTTTGGGATTCTCTAGTTTTACCAATGTCCACGTTTTctgaattgaattaaaaattttgtttggtATAAGATAACCAGATAAATTCCCCTTTACCAAGTGAAGCAAGGATACTGGATGATGGATAAATGTTTAAGTCAACAGTCACCACAATAACTTAAAGAACTCTCATGTACATTAGCTTAGAGGCAAAGGCAGCATTTTCTACGAGTCACTCCCTTCCCATCCTAGTTAGTGCATTGTGCATGATACCTTCTAAGTTCTAAGATGAGCACTGTTATACTCGGACCTTTTGGATTTAGCTTCAAAGTCAGAGTTTGTTTTGGAGCTATTGTTGAATATAACTTTTCTATGTTTATTTTCAGAAATGTTTTTGAGTGCTGCTTGGGTTAATTCATATAGATTAAAGTTATTATAAAGATAAAGGTTACTGTGTCGCATTTGAAACTTACAAGTCGTGACTTAGGACGGAACAAAacctcaaaaaaagaaaaaaaaaaaacaataatagttaTCAAAACCTGCTTTCATTAATATTTCATTGCCCCATTATTTAATCAATGTGTATATCAAGAAGTGTAGTAATACCCACCATTATTACTTTTTGACATTATATATCTGAATCCATCAAGAAAGCTCTTGCTATTTCCTTACCAAATGAAAGGCATTGTTTGCAGGTAGCATATTTTGTGGGTGTCCAGATGGATGTAGATGATAAAATACAGGATGAACATGGGTTGAACCCTAAGATGAAGCAACTTAGCACTGTGGGTGCAGTCAGGGTGGCCGTGAGGAGCCTGTCGATGACCGTGGGCTGTTCACAGGGCTAGCCCCTTTTCCACGTTTTGAATAGTAATACTAAATTTtctctgtaattacatcttctgAAGAGGTATATAAGATAAGACAGTAGATGTTCATAAACATTATTGTAAAGTTCACATTTTTCTAATATATGGAATGGAAAGTGCTTCAATTTAAGTTGAAACAATGGAATTTATGTGGTTAGAATCTACATCAGGTTCGACGTCTGGACTGATATAAATTTAGAGCATGTCAGTggttatgtttattatttaacttATTAGTATGAAGGAATGTATTGAACTCACTAGGCATTCAAGTACTTTGTTGTCCAAATGGTTTATCCGTCCTTTGATTAAACCTGCTAGATGAACTTTGGATTGTTGTATATTCGTGAACtggttaaaatttattattatttattcagTGTTTGTGAGTTGGCTTTGATTAGgtcattgttattttattattgttgttttttaagGAACCAATCTTTCACCGAGAGGAGTAAAAGATTATATACGAGCATACGAAAAAACTAGCCCCccataaaaaatcaataaacaacATAGAGGGACTCCATTCCAACAAAATCAAACTATGATCATAGTTATAGAAAAGCCTAGTGACGGAGGTCCACAAGGAGGCATTAAGCCTCACTACCTCCTAAACTTCGATACACGAACTTTAAAGATCTTGTTGTTACTTTCAAGCCAAACACCCcacaaaatagagaaaaaactagcttgtgacaaaaaaaaaaaaatcctttctCCCAAAAAATGCGAACTCAGAGCACTTCTTCAATAATTAGCGTAACCAGGGAGCTACTTTCTACCCTAGATCTTCTCATTGTCTTCAAAGGAATGCAGAATCCCTCTACAACCGCCTAGAATTCGTGAAAAAATCTTTAATCTTTTTATTCGATGCAGTTATAACTCCTTACAACGCTAAAGCAAGTCGTCAAAACTCGATTGGAATAAGAGAAATCAGTATAAAAGTTCCTCGATGGTCATACACATAAATCAACGAGTTAGAACAACAGGAAGGAGAAAATGACGCAAGTATGGTGGAAGATCATGAAATTCGTTCAAGAAAAGCCAAATGTGTCGTAATTTTTACTGATGATCTAGAAACTAGCGATCAAGTGGATTCTCGCGTCATTTTCTTGAAAAGATATTAGATCACCGTGGGAAACTTTCAAATGAGTAATGCTGACCATTCCTTTATTCACACAAACCCTTCGATGACTTATCGGCTGCCTTGCTCGAGGAATAGTTTCACTGCCACCAATGCAAAGAAAAGCCAAGGGTCTCAAACCAACAAAACCAGAGAGACTGGACAAACTGACATCGCCAGAAAGTGATGGAAGTCCTACGCATGACGTGTGTAAATAGAGGTAGATATAGAAGCATCAATTTTCAGTTAGGCCATTGCGAAGCATCCCTATTAATTAGGTCATTGTGAACCTAACCGAATTTCGGTTCATAAGTTTTTCTAATTCAATTGACTCTCCAGGAAGTGGCTCAGATGCGTCTTGAAGGTGCAGACTGTGACTGTGAGCTTTCAGACCGCGACATGACATGAAAGGTGACTTTTCAATAACTTGTTGATCCCTATCTTCCCCTCGGATTGCAAATTTTCTTGCTTAAAATTATTGCAGACTCGTGGGTTATGattaaaattaccattttgttaTTGCTGTtcatctaactttcatacataggATAGTATATTATGTGGCCCCCAAATGTGTTATGCTATATCCACTCGTCCCGTTGTTATTTAGCAGCCGTCAATTTTGGTATGTAAATGACATGGtaataaagaagattgaattACTGGCCAAACACAAGAGATTGATAAAAAGATGCTTTGCATCACAGAAATTCACTGATATAAGACATTTCACATGCCAGTTACCACATTTACCTGCTCTGCCAAGACGAAAAATTTACCCTCCCATTCTATCTCATGCCAGCTGAAAGATGAGAGCATTTGCAGCACTTGTCGAGTTTCTGATCTCCTCTGGATGGGGATAGGAATTTCAATCTGTTTGAATAAATGTGTGGAACCCTTTAAGTATTAttgcatcatatatatatatctgtgtTTCTGTGGCTATTTCACCTATTGTTGTGATTTTGGTCTGTACTTGTACTTCATGGCCCAAAATAGGTAGTGCACAAAATTTAATCCGCTGAGCACACACATCAACCAGTAGAATCTCTCTAGGTGATAATGGTTTATGTTTCTTCCAGATAGCCATGGTTTGTGGTCAGAGTTATCCGTGACATTGTTGACTATCGATACAATCACTGAGCTAAGGTAGTAACCCATTGCCAGAGAAGCCCAGGAGAGAGATGTAGCCAAGGATCTCATGCTTGCAGGTGCTTCTGTGAAGAAAAATTCTAATGATCCAGCCAAGGAGAAAAGGTCTGCTGATCCAAGAAACAAGTATTGAATAGCAATCCAAAGGAATGTGATGGGCAACGGTTGAGCGGAGTCGAGTAGACCGTTTTCGGTGGCTACTCTCTTGCGCTTTGTCTCCACAGCTGCTGCAACTGCCATGGCTCCAATAGAAAAAAGTAACCCAACTCCTATCCTCTGAAGATGAGTGATTCCCGTTTCGGTTTTAGTTATTCTTCGAGAAAATGGGATGATTAAGTGATCATATATCGGGGCGAGGAACATGATGAAGAGTATAGGGAAAATGGGGAGAGATGCAGGAGGAACTTTAAAGGAACCTATTTTGGTGTCCATTGTTGATGCTTGTTCAACCGAAAATGTGGAGAGCTGAGCTACACAGCAATTGAGGATGATGGTGCAAGCAAATATAGGTAGAATTCTCAGCACGATCTTGACCTCTTCAACTTCTTTAACTGTACATTCTAATGCTGAATGGAATGGCTTGTTCAGAACTGCATTATTTAAAAACTTGAGACTCTCTGACGGTTTGTCCACCACATGATTTGTTGAACCTCTTTCTTTTGCTTTCTGTTTAGCTTCCTTGTCATCAAGAGCGGGGCTCATTGCCATACTCGCTATCGAGTTTCGCGAGTTCGTGCTGATGCAGCAACCAAACGTTGCAGCAACTAAAACCTGTTCTCAGTCAAAAAACAAAAGGCTGATTCAGTTAACTTCTCCCCATTCTTTTAACTTCATTTCTATGGTTAATTATACTTATATATACCTTGCTAATTGTTGTGAATGGACTTCCATCAGGTATTTTATTGCGGTATAGAGGGGAGCCTGCAAAGAAGACAATGATGGACAAAAATATGCTGAGCATTGCAATTCCAAAGCCCCACTCCCACCCTTTGTTGTCTTCAACCCATACCACCAATGTGACTGCAATTAGGCCACCACATGAGAGACAAAAGACAAAGTAGTTGAAGAAAGTTGATCTTCTTTTCCTGCCCTGTGGGGTACTATCATCAAACTGCTCTGCCCCATGTGACGGCAGCGACCCCTTTATGCCTCCGACCCCCAACGCCACCAAATATAGCCCCGCAAACAGCATTGCTGCTTTGCCACCGCTCGCTTCTTCGCACACAGCATTGTGGTTTGCTTGGTGATCGCATGGAGGAGGCATCAGTGATGGCATCTTGGCTTGTATTAGCAATACTGCCAACCCCTGGTCAAATGCTTGGCTTTAGATTTTGCACATTGTACAAGGAACTATGGAAAAAGAAGAGGCAAAGAAATGACTGAGCTAAGGATAAGAAAAGTAGTGCTGGATGACACAGTTAGGACTTACTACTATTATCAACTCAATCAATTATAACACACATTCTGTTAGAGGACAACGGTTTGATAGATTTAACTTTGATAGTGTAAGATGActtgaatattattcaattgGTGAAAGCTGCAAAGGTCTCAAGGTAGGaacttattaattataaatactaTGCAAACACAATTTTAGATGAACACTAACATTTAGGATAAAGCGTAAAATTGTAAAGTTTGAAGAGTTGTTTAGTTGAGAGacctatagtgtgaagagttgTATGAAATTGAAGTTTTTTAGTCCTAAGGCTACGAATTTCATAGGTTACTCCTTAGGCCAACCAAATGCTCCCTAATTGGAGGTGTTTGATTCAATGAATTGGAGTTGAGGAGTTCGCGAGTCCCACAAAAAAGAAACATCAATTATACTATACTAACTCTTTATGTAAGTTCAAGTACTTTACAACTCACTAAAATTTTTAACTCTATTCattgttttaaaagtttaaactaGATgaccaaaagaaaattttgaaatattatctTATATTACAAAAATGCttttattctttcaaaagttacaaatttttaaattgaaattcacataatgtcaaataaaatttatttgaacaaAGTGATAATCTCAATTTTAATTAGAGATAATTGTAACACCGTTACATTTaacattttaacaaaatttcactccaaagataaaaatttaatattacaacaaaatttcaaaacataaTGAATACTTCAAAAACAAATGACAAACAAATGGGCATTAATGGAGGgttttccaagaaaaaaaaaaagtagtaaaAGCTAGGTAGCAAAATGTAAGTAATGGTAGGGTAAGTTATGGATGATTGAGTAGGGCCATTTGAACAAAAACCCGACCCAATAAAAGGGGTAACCGAATATGGGaataaagaaattgaaatgATAGGATATATGCATATTGTAGTGAGTTGAGTAAGTATTTAATGCAATGAGCCAGGTGTCAGTACAAAACAAATCATATTCTCTCATCATAAAAAATGCACTGACACTTACGTGTACACACTTCGGGCCACGTGTTACTCTTTTCTCTCACCTTATTGGTTGCCGCTTACCTATTTATACGGacatctttttaatttttatgtcgTTTTGACCATGTAATGTCGCGTTTTAAGATGCTTCCTTCTCTTCATTTTTATACcatataattaaatcttattGTAACTTTAGTCCCTCAAAATCCCTCTATTTATGTCCCCATTGTCTCATGTTTatcatatttctttttcatacACCATTTCTTCCTGATAAGTCTCATATCAATTGATAAAGtcgaatattttaaaaataaattacaaaacttattttaaaaataaaatataaaactatCTTTAAAATATGATGATAGTTGTAATTACACTATCAGATttctatttatgaaaattaatcaatcaaatttataaagtattaaaattggacttccaaatgttataattgtagaaattggatttcaagattataaaaacttatacaacggtaaattattacaatttttataattatataaattcaatGATCTAATTATAAGACCTGTATAATTGAAAGTTGGATGACATATTGCAACTACCACCATACTTGGTTTTTACAACTTCCCGCAAAATTTAGTATCGAAGGAAAGTTGCAAAAACTACCTCTGAAGTATGATGGTAGTTACaattatactttcaaaatttcaatggtAAAAAGCTGGGTTTCAAATTTCTACAAGTGTTAAAATTTGACtctcaaatttataataattgtaaaaattggacAAATGAATGATCAAGTTGAATCTTGAaacttatataattgttataattataatagtcatataaatttgaatattcaaTTTTAACATCTGTATAAGTTTAAGACTTCAATTTCTATAATTCAAAGTTTGAAAGTATGATGATAATTAACTACCATCACAATTTAGGgttgatttttataattttttctaatattaatttatttatatatcattATCATAATTAACAAAACAAATCATTTGAAATTTACTGACTTTATCTTTCAAAATAATCATCATGATGTCTATCCATCAATCCGatgttttttaattcaattttgagttCGTATCCTAATACAATGAGATAAGCACttagtttaaaatattcatatacatTTTAAAAGTCTTCAAAGGATTCCTTATCATAGAATTTGGTTGAGTCAATTCAGCCCaattatttaatcatatttCTACAATGATAAATTAATCCACAACGTCGTCATTCCTATCTTTTAAATAATCAAGTTTTCAATGTATCCCTgccttttttaattaaaaaaaatcatatatccTACACGTCACATAAATAATCCCTAATTG
Proteins encoded in this region:
- the LOC120082129 gene encoding protein TWIN LOV 1 isoform X1, coding for MELQLGLIEQSLNSRYSLWVREALYDLSDNFTITDPSIAGHPIVFVSPGFLKMTGYTKEEVIGKNGRMFQGPETSRSSVMQIREAVREEKGIQINLLNYRKDGTPFWVFFQMTPVFSKEDGGVIHFVGVQVPILKNSRKSRCGFVRIQGVPYENEFRACKSLLGSCRRELLSDSISELDCLLNRDSPPDSDSRDSIFILRQKYKFMVCYHCSFRALVTFPLVVILFLFSSLVIISAIEFLLSGYLIGVEIEEPCEACDDEKQRAAIAIGNILSVLTHYSEVTGRLVCERRCSLPRVGILCSSLNTSLNRIKQSFVLTDPNLPDMPIVYASDEFLKLTGYTRCEVLGRNCRFLSGIDTDSSTLFKIKESLQSEQACTVRILNYRKNKSSFWNDLHISPVRNASGKVAYFVGVQMDVDDKIQDEHGLNPKMKQLSTVGAVRVAVRSLSMTVGCSQG
- the LOC120082129 gene encoding protein TWIN LOV 1 isoform X3 — protein: MELQLGLIEQSLNSRYSLWVREALYDLSDNFTITDPSIAGHPIVFVSPGFLKMTGYTKEEVIGKNGRMFQGPETSRSSVMQIREAVREEKGIQINLLNYRKDGTPFWVFFQMTPVFSKEDGGVIHFVGVQVPILKNSRKSRCGFVRIQGVPYENEFRACKSLLGSCRRELLSDSISELDCLLNRDSPPDSDSREIEEPCEACDDEKQRAAIAIGNILSVLTHYSEVTGRLVCERRCSLPRVGILCSSLNTSLNRIKQSFVLTDPNLPDMPIVYASDEFLKLTGYTRCEVLGRNCRFLSGIDTDSSTLFKIKESLQSEQACTVRILNYRKNKSSFWNDLHISPVRNASGKVAYFVGVQMDVDDKIQDEHGLNPKMKQLSTVGAVRVAVRSLSMTVGCSQG
- the LOC120082129 gene encoding protein TWIN LOV 1 isoform X2 translates to MELQLGLIEQSLNSRYSLWVREALYDLSDNFTITDPSIAGHPIVFVSPGFLKMTGYTKEEVIGKNGRMFQGPETSRSSVMQIREAVREEKGIQINLLNYRKDGTPFWVFFQMTPVFSKEDGGVIHFVGVQVPILKNSRKSRCGFVRIQGVPYENEFRACKSLLGSCRRELLSDSISELDCLLNRDSPPDSDSRGVEIEEPCEACDDEKQRAAIAIGNILSVLTHYSEVTGRLVCERRCSLPRVGILCSSLNTSLNRIKQSFVLTDPNLPDMPIVYASDEFLKLTGYTRCEVLGRNCRFLSGIDTDSSTLFKIKESLQSEQACTVRILNYRKNKSSFWNDLHISPVRNASGKVAYFVGVQMDVDDKIQDEHGLNPKMKQLSTVGAVRVAVRSLSMTVGCSQG
- the LOC120082128 gene encoding protein NRT1/ PTR FAMILY 4.6-like → MESGDDQIGRWEGYVDWRKKPALRGRHGGIIAASFDLVVEILENLAFLANASNLVMYLSHYMHFSPSKSANNVTDFMGTAFLLALLGGFLSDAFFTSYHIYLISAAIQLLGLAVLLIQAKMPSLMPPPCDHQANHNAVCEEASGGKAAMLFAGLYLVALGVGGIKGSLPSHGAEQFDDSTPQGRKRRSTFFNYFVFCLSCGGLIAVTLVVWVEDNKGWEWGFGIAMLSIFLSIIVFFAGSPLYRNKIPDGSPFTTISKVLVAATFGCCISTNSRNSIASMAMSPALDDKEAKQKAKERGSTNHVVDKPSESLKFLNNAVLNKPFHSALECTVKEVEEVKIVLRILPIFACTIILNCCVAQLSTFSVEQASTMDTKIGSFKVPPASLPIFPILFIMFLAPIYDHLIIPFSRRITKTETGITHLQRIGVGLLFSIGAMAVAAAVETKRKRVATENGLLDSAQPLPITFLWIAIQYLFLGSADLFSLAGSLEFFFTEAPASMRSLATSLSWASLAMGYYLSSVIVSIVNNVTDNSDHKPWLSGRNINHYHLERFYWLMCVLSGLNFVHYLFWAMKYKYRPKSQQ